A genomic segment from Pseudoduganella chitinolytica encodes:
- a CDS encoding cytochrome c1: MNFHKKILALLALLPALAFASEGGHPLDRAPDRSHDMAALQNGAKLFVNYCLNCHNASSMRYNRLRDLGLSEEQIKNNLLFTGEKVGEMMTTAMPAKDAKAWFGVIPPDLSVIARAKASPAGSGGDYLYTYLRTFYKDDTRPTGFNNLVMPNVAMPHVLWQLQGIQGAKIVEEQDPHDPGKKIHKFAGFEQITPGTMSKLEFDTAVADLVGYMEWMAEPAQQTRKRLGVWVLLFMAGFAFLAWRLNASYWKEVK; encoded by the coding sequence ATGAATTTCCATAAGAAAATTCTTGCACTGCTGGCGCTGCTGCCCGCGCTGGCCTTCGCGAGCGAGGGCGGGCACCCGCTGGACCGGGCGCCGGACCGTTCGCATGACATGGCTGCCTTGCAAAATGGCGCCAAGTTGTTCGTCAATTACTGTCTGAACTGTCATAATGCGTCTTCGATGCGTTATAACCGCCTGCGCGACCTCGGCCTGTCGGAAGAGCAGATCAAGAACAATCTGCTGTTTACGGGCGAGAAAGTGGGCGAAATGATGACCACCGCCATGCCGGCCAAGGATGCCAAGGCCTGGTTTGGCGTGATTCCGCCCGACCTGTCCGTGATCGCGCGCGCAAAAGCGAGCCCGGCCGGTTCTGGCGGCGACTATCTGTATACGTACCTGCGGACCTTCTACAAGGACGACACGCGGCCGACCGGGTTCAACAACCTCGTGATGCCGAACGTGGCCATGCCACACGTGCTGTGGCAATTGCAAGGGATACAGGGCGCAAAGATAGTGGAAGAGCAAGATCCGCACGATCCCGGCAAGAAGATCCACAAGTTTGCCGGCTTCGAGCAGATTACACCTGGCACCATGAGCAAGCTGGAGTTCGACACCGCGGTGGCGGACCTGGTCGGCTACATGGAGTGGATGGCGGAACCGGCCCAGCAGACGCGCAAGCGTCTGGGCGTCTGGGTGCTGCTGTTCATGGCCGGCTTCGCATTCCTGGCCTGGCGATTGAACGCCTCGTACTGGAAAGAAGTCAAATAA
- a CDS encoding glutathione S-transferase N-terminal domain-containing protein yields MMVLYSGTTCPFSQRCRLVLFEKGMDFEVRDVDLFNKPEDISTMNPYGQVPILVERELILYESNIINEYIDERFPHPQLMPADPLMRARARLMLFNFEKELFVHVHTLESERNKTNDKSHDKARAEIRDRLTTLAPLFLKNKYMLGDEFSMLDVAVAPLLWRLDHYGIELSKTAAPLMKYAERIFSRPAYIEALTPSEKVMRR; encoded by the coding sequence ATGATGGTTCTCTACTCGGGCACCACCTGCCCATTTTCCCAGCGCTGCCGTCTGGTTCTGTTCGAAAAAGGCATGGATTTCGAAGTGCGCGACGTCGACCTGTTCAACAAGCCGGAAGACATCTCGACGATGAACCCGTACGGCCAGGTGCCCATCCTCGTCGAACGTGAACTGATCCTGTACGAATCGAACATCATCAACGAGTACATCGACGAGCGCTTCCCGCACCCGCAGCTGATGCCGGCCGATCCGCTGATGCGCGCCCGCGCCCGCCTGATGCTGTTCAACTTCGAGAAAGAGCTGTTCGTGCACGTGCACACGCTGGAAAGCGAGCGCAACAAGACGAACGACAAGAGCCACGACAAGGCCCGCGCGGAAATCCGCGACCGCCTGACCACGCTGGCACCGCTGTTCCTGAAGAACAAGTACATGCTGGGCGACGAGTTCTCGATGCTGGACGTCGCGGTGGCCCCGCTGCTGTGGCGCCTGGACCACTACGGCATCGAACTGTCGAAGACGGCCGCGCCGCTGATGAAGTACGCCGAGCGCATTTTCTCGCGCCCGGCCTATATCGAAGCACTGACCCCGTCCGAGAAAGTGATGCGCCGTTGA
- a CDS encoding ClpXP protease specificity-enhancing factor: MSEISTKPYMLRAIYEWCTDSGYTPYLAVKVDSATTVPMEYVKKGEIVLNISYGATSGLKMDNDSIRFHARFGGVSREIFIPVNNVMAIYANENGQGMAFEPLLGAAAPAPSPVGAPEQPSAPTLASVPPPSATPAPTLAPAPRPADDSNGPEDGGDGPKKGGRPTLTRIK, encoded by the coding sequence ATGTCCGAAATCTCCACCAAGCCCTACATGCTGCGCGCCATCTACGAATGGTGCACCGACAGCGGCTACACGCCTTACCTGGCCGTCAAAGTCGATTCGGCCACGACCGTGCCGATGGAATACGTCAAGAAGGGCGAAATCGTCCTCAACATCAGCTACGGCGCCACGTCGGGCCTGAAGATGGACAACGACAGCATCCGCTTCCACGCCCGCTTCGGTGGCGTCTCGCGCGAGATCTTTATTCCGGTCAACAACGTGATGGCGATCTACGCCAACGAAAACGGCCAGGGCATGGCGTTCGAGCCGCTGCTGGGCGCCGCCGCGCCGGCACCGTCGCCCGTGGGCGCACCGGAACAGCCATCCGCCCCCACCCTGGCGTCGGTACCGCCCCCAAGCGCCACGCCAGCCCCGACGCTGGCCCCGGCCCCGCGTCCGGCGGACGACAGCAACGGCCCGGAAGACGGCGGCGACGGCCCCAAAAAGGGCGGCCGGCCTACCCTGACGCGTATCAAATAG
- a CDS encoding winged helix-turn-helix domain-containing protein, with the protein MQIGSFELWPAARCLRQHGKPIAITGRAFDVLAVLAARHPDMARKSELMTAVWPGLVVEENNLQVQISLLRKILGREAIATVPGFGYCLNLAVTTCGDATGACRTAAGGGLHGRAADLAELSELVREHPLVTLSGGSGIGKSALARHLPEPPSATLARVDLADCTDTTGLLRALAGALDARGTGQPDRAALLRHLGRRPGLLVLDNADRVARLLVPVVEELLAHGAVHVLVTTQVRLHLRQEQVYRLTPLAVPPPGTSLAEALQYGALDLLAARARGHDHRFALTVPVLADAIELCRQLDGLPLALELAAARIPALGMAGLLQRMDERLTVLATGHEGVPARQRSLYDAIAWSYALLAPDEQALWCETARLQTPFSLEDLIAVGGARDIGRTLDLLGTLVERGLLRFDTGPVPCYTLEASHRQFARGILKTVVGA; encoded by the coding sequence ATGCAGATCGGCTCGTTCGAGCTGTGGCCGGCCGCGCGCTGCCTGCGTCAGCACGGCAAGCCTATTGCCATCACAGGCCGGGCGTTCGACGTCCTGGCCGTGCTGGCCGCACGCCATCCCGACATGGCGCGCAAGAGCGAATTGATGACTGCGGTATGGCCGGGCCTGGTGGTGGAGGAAAACAACCTGCAGGTGCAGATTTCGCTCTTGCGCAAGATACTGGGACGGGAAGCGATCGCGACTGTCCCGGGCTTCGGCTACTGCCTGAACCTTGCCGTGACGACCTGCGGCGACGCCACGGGCGCGTGCCGTACCGCCGCCGGCGGCGGCCTGCATGGGCGGGCCGCGGATCTTGCCGAGCTCAGCGAACTGGTCCGGGAGCACCCGCTCGTCACCCTGTCGGGCGGGTCCGGCATCGGCAAGAGTGCGCTGGCACGCCATCTGCCGGAACCGCCTTCGGCCACGCTGGCGCGGGTCGATCTTGCCGACTGCACCGATACGACCGGACTGCTGCGTGCGCTGGCGGGCGCGCTCGATGCGCGCGGTACCGGACAGCCGGATCGCGCTGCCCTGCTGCGTCACCTGGGCCGCCGCCCCGGCCTGCTCGTCCTCGACAATGCGGACCGGGTGGCGCGCCTGCTGGTGCCCGTCGTGGAGGAGTTGCTGGCCCACGGCGCCGTACACGTGCTTGTCACGACGCAAGTGCGCCTGCACCTGCGGCAGGAACAGGTGTACCGGCTGACACCGCTTGCCGTGCCGCCGCCAGGCACTTCCCTGGCCGAAGCACTGCAATATGGCGCACTCGACCTGCTCGCCGCGCGCGCGCGGGGCCACGACCACCGCTTCGCGTTGACGGTGCCGGTGCTGGCCGACGCCATCGAGCTGTGCCGCCAGCTGGACGGGCTGCCGCTGGCGCTCGAGCTGGCAGCCGCCCGCATCCCGGCGCTGGGCATGGCCGGCCTGCTGCAGCGCATGGACGAGCGCCTGACCGTGCTGGCGACCGGCCACGAAGGCGTGCCGGCACGCCAGCGCAGCCTGTACGACGCCATCGCCTGGAGCTATGCCCTGCTGGCGCCGGATGAGCAGGCACTGTGGTGCGAAACGGCGCGGCTGCAGACGCCCTTCTCGCTGGAGGACCTGATTGCCGTGGGCGGTGCGCGCGACATCGGCCGCACGCTCGACTTGCTGGGCACGCTGGTGGAGCGCGGGCTGCTCAGGTTCGATACCGGTCCGGTACCGTGCTATACGCTGGAGGCGTCGCACCGGCAGTTTGCGCGGGGGATACTGAAGACTGTCGTGGGAGCGTAG
- a CDS encoding beta strand repeat-containing protein: MHSFSRLRPVKTRALRLAPLLLSLAISEAYGVDTVGAPGTPGTPGAVPGAAGTAGGPGGSARAVSGPDNSPLNSADARGGAGGPGGDGAAGDSGQNGGAAGAGGDGGAARATAVARPASGVATAVARAIGGAGGYAGLPGAAGTGGVDGAGGAGGSGGAADALAYASGQGDADVVSEAVAIGGDGGRAMGIEATTGAAGLAGIARAVASGYSVLGAVSVRAAQTGGSGNAAWGGLHSAAAASEMTNQVSGSTSGALTLAQHATGGNGGSSPDGGGADGGAASSNLTLTDNTASELNVQLSAWGGNAGSGRTMGGQGGTASSDLQLSSTVAGAPLWGSAAAHGGEGGSGVTGANGGSAQASSVIRGTGRVTGVASATGGNGAIGSATGGQGGNAVASATLHGASVTGSVVAQGGHGGYSQGASGIAGASATSHIEGNATGTEASVLQASATGGNGTNAGEAGTTAGAGGQGVATATGSATGGDLYVRVTQTGGLGGTAYTDGHGGAGAASELVNAVSGTTTGRLSLEQITYGGGGGSSDSGVAGSAGLARSSLTVADTAVARLDLASRAIGGDGGYSLSGTAAGGGGAESSVDGTAGSGTLTVVGLAIGGIGGRSVAGAQGGTAQAIASGASAGALVNIEAEAVGGRGGRGDAGGGGAGGQATARATGSSTGSSDSLLSVTATQRGGEGGEVLRISAGAGGAGAASSMIDAVSGSTSGKLYLGQNAIGGLGGSAYTGNGGAGGEALSRLTLANPSTANEIQVALNARGGTGGETIFTGTGGNGGGARAEHTASTVMTRLDSTVVANGGHGGDTLDSQAGAGGNATTVLTLSASEAEVRGTSVAYGGQGGGQFFQNNDRGRAGAGGNADATLTISGMYSMYGSVGAQGGHGGIGRSSGNGADGGAATSRATGTFRYPGAMELLGSARGGNGAEGSGRGNRGGAGGAANTTVTATGDGNLVLAASVIGGDGGAGRSGADGGAGRGLTLLNNASGGTSGAMSISLNGRGGRGGDSEDGTGGAAGVADVTLTLVNSGADGVSLDATATGGNGGNAGGGGGPAGVGTATAGALGTATVHGSAQRSMSGSAQGFGGNGGSHLSGNGARADRARPAARPSVPAAARSVPLPVTPSPLAAAAAMPAAAAIRPGPAAMPPQSPGVSAAASPFLSAPRRPGERAASGSRGPRAGSAGRQC, encoded by the coding sequence ATGCACTCGTTTTCCCGCCTGCGTCCCGTCAAAACCCGCGCGCTGCGGCTGGCGCCATTGTTGTTGTCCCTTGCCATCAGCGAGGCTTACGGTGTGGACACGGTCGGCGCGCCCGGTACGCCCGGCACGCCTGGGGCGGTCCCCGGCGCGGCAGGCACGGCGGGCGGCCCAGGCGGGTCCGCCAGGGCGGTTTCCGGCCCCGACAACAGTCCCCTGAACTCGGCCGACGCCCGTGGTGGTGCCGGCGGCCCCGGGGGAGACGGTGCCGCGGGCGACTCTGGGCAGAACGGTGGCGCCGCCGGTGCCGGCGGGGACGGCGGCGCCGCGAGAGCGACCGCCGTTGCGCGGCCCGCCTCCGGAGTGGCCACGGCGGTTGCCAGGGCCATTGGTGGCGCGGGCGGCTACGCCGGCCTCCCTGGCGCCGCGGGGACGGGCGGGGTGGACGGCGCGGGCGGCGCGGGTGGGAGCGGCGGTGCGGCCGACGCGCTGGCCTATGCCAGCGGCCAGGGCGATGCCGATGTGGTGTCGGAAGCCGTCGCCATCGGCGGCGATGGCGGTCGCGCGATGGGGATCGAAGCCACCACGGGAGCGGCCGGGTTGGCAGGGATCGCCCGGGCGGTCGCCAGCGGGTACTCGGTGTTGGGCGCCGTCAGCGTCCGGGCGGCACAAACCGGCGGTAGTGGCAACGCGGCGTGGGGCGGCCTTCACTCTGCCGCCGCGGCGAGCGAAATGACAAACCAGGTCAGCGGCAGCACGTCAGGGGCATTGACGCTGGCCCAGCACGCCACTGGCGGCAACGGCGGCTCCAGTCCCGACGGCGGCGGTGCCGACGGCGGCGCCGCCAGCAGCAATCTCACCTTGACCGACAATACCGCCTCGGAGCTGAACGTACAACTGAGCGCCTGGGGCGGCAACGCCGGTTCCGGCAGGACGATGGGTGGCCAAGGCGGCACGGCAAGCAGCGACCTGCAGCTCAGCTCGACTGTCGCCGGCGCGCCGCTGTGGGGCAGCGCGGCTGCCCATGGCGGGGAGGGCGGCAGCGGCGTGACAGGGGCGAATGGCGGCAGTGCACAGGCCAGTTCGGTGATCCGTGGCACAGGCAGGGTGACGGGCGTTGCCAGCGCAACGGGCGGCAACGGCGCCATCGGCAGTGCGACAGGGGGCCAAGGCGGTAATGCGGTGGCTTCCGCGACGCTGCACGGCGCGTCGGTTACGGGCAGCGTGGTGGCCCAGGGCGGGCATGGGGGTTACAGCCAGGGCGCCAGTGGTATCGCCGGCGCGAGCGCAACCAGCCATATCGAAGGCAATGCGACCGGCACCGAGGCTTCCGTACTTCAGGCATCCGCGACCGGTGGGAACGGCACCAACGCCGGAGAAGCAGGCACGACGGCAGGCGCCGGTGGACAGGGAGTCGCGACCGCCACGGGCAGCGCCACCGGCGGGGATCTGTACGTTCGCGTCACCCAGACCGGCGGCTTGGGCGGGACTGCCTATACCGATGGGCATGGCGGCGCCGGGGCCGCCTCCGAACTGGTGAACGCCGTCAGCGGCACCACCACCGGCAGGCTGTCGCTGGAGCAGATTACCTATGGTGGAGGCGGCGGTTCCAGCGACAGCGGCGTCGCCGGCAGCGCCGGACTGGCGCGCAGCAGCTTGACAGTGGCGGACACGGCAGTAGCGCGGCTGGACCTGGCCAGCAGGGCGATCGGTGGCGACGGCGGCTATAGCCTCAGCGGCACGGCAGCCGGCGGCGGCGGCGCCGAATCATCGGTCGACGGTACGGCCGGCAGCGGCACATTGACCGTCGTCGGGCTGGCGATTGGCGGCATCGGCGGCCGTAGCGTCGCCGGCGCGCAGGGCGGCACGGCGCAGGCTATTGCGAGCGGCGCCAGCGCCGGTGCGCTCGTCAACATCGAGGCCGAAGCGGTGGGCGGCCGCGGCGGGCGGGGTGACGCGGGCGGCGGCGGCGCTGGCGGGCAGGCCACCGCCAGGGCGACCGGCAGCTCGACCGGCTCCAGCGACAGCCTGCTGTCCGTCACGGCCACCCAGCGCGGTGGCGAGGGCGGCGAAGTCCTGCGCATCAGCGCGGGTGCGGGTGGCGCGGGCGCGGCGTCCAGCATGATCGATGCCGTCAGCGGCAGCACCAGCGGCAAGCTCTATCTTGGCCAGAACGCCATTGGCGGCCTCGGTGGCTCCGCCTACACGGGCAACGGCGGCGCGGGCGGAGAGGCGCTGTCGCGGCTCACCCTCGCCAACCCCAGCACGGCCAATGAGATACAGGTCGCGCTCAATGCCCGCGGCGGCACCGGTGGCGAAACCATTTTCACGGGCACTGGCGGCAATGGCGGCGGCGCCCGGGCCGAGCACACGGCCAGCACCGTCATGACCCGGCTGGACAGCACGGTCGTGGCCAACGGGGGCCATGGCGGCGACACGCTCGACAGCCAGGCGGGCGCGGGCGGCAATGCCACCACCGTGCTGACGCTGTCCGCATCCGAGGCCGAGGTCAGGGGAACCAGCGTTGCCTATGGCGGCCAGGGCGGCGGCCAGTTCTTCCAGAATAACGACCGGGGCCGGGCCGGTGCCGGCGGCAACGCCGACGCCACGCTGACGATCTCGGGCATGTACAGCATGTATGGCTCGGTCGGCGCTCAAGGGGGCCACGGCGGCATCGGCCGCAGCAGCGGCAATGGCGCCGACGGTGGCGCGGCCACATCCAGGGCCACGGGTACCTTCCGCTATCCCGGCGCGATGGAGCTGCTGGGCAGCGCCCGCGGCGGCAACGGGGCCGAGGGTTCGGGCCGCGGCAACCGTGGCGGCGCTGGCGGTGCGGCGAACACGACCGTCACTGCCACGGGCGACGGCAATCTGGTACTCGCCGCCTCGGTGATCGGCGGCGATGGCGGCGCCGGCCGCAGTGGTGCGGATGGCGGCGCAGGCCGGGGCCTGACCTTGCTCAACAACGCCAGCGGCGGCACCAGCGGCGCCATGTCGATCAGCCTGAACGGACGCGGCGGCCGCGGTGGCGACAGCGAGGACGGCACGGGCGGCGCTGCCGGCGTGGCCGATGTCACGCTGACGCTCGTCAACAGCGGCGCGGACGGGGTATCTCTGGACGCGACGGCCACCGGTGGCAACGGTGGCAACGCCGGCGGCGGCGGTGGCCCGGCGGGCGTCGGCACGGCCACCGCCGGAGCATTGGGTACAGCCACGGTCCATGGTTCCGCGCAGCGCTCCATGAGTGGGTCGGCGCAGGGGTTTGGCGGTAATGGCGGCAGCCATCTGTCCGGCAACGGTGCCCGGGCGGACAGGGCCAGGCCAGCAGCACGGCCATCAGTACCGGCGGCGGCTCGATCGGTTCCATTACCAGTCACGCCATCGCCGCTGGCGGCGGCGGCGGCAATGCCAGCGGCAGCGGCTATCAGGCCGGGGCCGGCGGCGATGCCACCGCAATCGCCCGGGGTATCGGCGGCGGCGAGTCCGTTTCTGTCAGCGCCCAGGCGACCGGGGGAGCGGGCGGCTTCGGGCAGCAGGGGGCCGCGGGCGGGCTCGGCGGGGCGGCAGTGCTGA
- a CDS encoding PEP-CTERM sorting domain-containing protein (PEP-CTERM proteins occur, often in large numbers, in the proteomes of bacteria that also encode an exosortase, a predicted intramembrane cysteine proteinase. The presence of a PEP-CTERM domain at a protein's C-terminus predicts cleavage within the sorting domain, followed by covalent anchoring to some some component of the (usually Gram-negative) cell surface. Many PEP-CTERM proteins exhibit an unusual sequence composition that includes large numbers of potential glycosylation sites. Expression of one such protein has been shown restore the ability of a bacterium to form floc, a type of biofilm.) yields MLTDAVRGSSGGVLRLEQNAFGGIGGGSEDGFGATGGLATSHLTLSDSTAVWFVATTVGAYGGSGGQGSGSASAGAGGAAEAVLALLSTSTGAGGSVIAVGGAGGDSAAGGHGMGGDARARGAVESTVGADSAVSARGGAGYLGLADGGRADVVSRATSAGAAVAKGEAYGGTGNVLGRASSLVEARSTTAFGSSLATAEATGLQADATARSMAQGAASNYAYATSMGEYGAANSLSNSTGVGGVTVQTQAGAPAGGTVRTATSTNVGGNSYGMMGPASGYQALSYALAAPTAGTLGDVLADAPAVAAALADSQVMGIGTMASSFGADGVWGTPYSYITTANFVFATGVAGHLTLGLLGSVSEAAGFTELELIVRSHGTEVFSQTFTTVAEAQSFFNDRALVLGMLGAGNQDLLVSAGFTLTEPGGFGFEYAVGVAPIPEPGTWMLLLAGLTVVLLRRRSSREPS; encoded by the coding sequence GTGCTGACCGATGCGGTCCGCGGCAGCAGCGGCGGCGTGCTGAGACTGGAGCAGAACGCCTTTGGCGGCATCGGCGGCGGCAGCGAGGACGGCTTCGGCGCCACCGGCGGGCTGGCCACTTCCCACCTGACGCTGTCCGACAGCACGGCCGTCTGGTTCGTGGCGACCACCGTCGGCGCCTATGGCGGCTCCGGTGGACAAGGCTCGGGTTCGGCTTCCGCTGGCGCCGGCGGCGCTGCGGAAGCGGTGCTGGCGCTGCTGTCGACATCGACCGGCGCAGGTGGCAGCGTCATCGCGGTCGGCGGTGCCGGTGGCGACAGTGCCGCCGGCGGCCACGGCATGGGGGGCGACGCGCGTGCCCGTGGTGCTGTCGAGTCCACGGTGGGCGCGGACAGTGCCGTCTCGGCACGCGGCGGCGCGGGCTACCTCGGGCTGGCAGACGGCGGCCGTGCGGACGTAGTCAGCCGCGCCACTTCGGCCGGTGCCGCCGTGGCGAAGGGAGAGGCCTACGGTGGTACTGGAAACGTGCTGGGCAGAGCATCGTCGCTGGTCGAGGCACGCTCCACAACTGCCTTCGGCAGCAGCCTGGCGACCGCCGAAGCCACTGGTCTGCAGGCCGATGCCACCGCCCGGTCCATGGCGCAGGGCGCGGCCAGCAACTACGCCTACGCCACCTCGATGGGCGAATATGGCGCGGCGAATTCGCTCAGCAATTCGACCGGCGTGGGCGGGGTGACGGTGCAGACCCAGGCGGGCGCGCCTGCCGGCGGCACGGTGCGCACGGCAACGTCGACGAACGTGGGCGGCAACAGCTACGGCATGATGGGGCCGGCGTCGGGCTACCAGGCACTCTCGTATGCCCTGGCCGCACCCACTGCCGGCACGCTTGGCGACGTGCTGGCCGACGCGCCGGCGGTGGCTGCCGCGCTGGCCGACAGCCAGGTGATGGGCATCGGCACGATGGCCAGCAGCTTTGGTGCCGACGGCGTCTGGGGTACGCCCTACTCGTACATCACGACAGCTAACTTCGTGTTCGCGACGGGTGTCGCGGGCCACCTGACCCTGGGGCTGCTGGGCTCGGTGTCGGAGGCCGCCGGGTTCACGGAACTTGAATTGATCGTGCGCAGCCACGGGACCGAAGTGTTCTCGCAGACCTTCACGACCGTTGCCGAGGCCCAGTCCTTCTTCAATGACCGGGCCCTCGTGCTGGGCATGCTGGGCGCGGGCAACCAGGACCTGCTGGTCTCGGCCGGCTTCACGCTGACCGAGCCCGGCGGCTTCGGCTTCGAGTACGCGGTTGGGGTCGCGCCCATCCCCGAGCCGGGTACGTGGATGCTGCTGCTGGCTGGCCTTACCGTCGTGCTCTTGCGTCGGCGCAGCAGCCGGGAGCCATCATGA